One part of the Nostoc sp. PCC 7120 = FACHB-418 genome encodes these proteins:
- a CDS encoding ABC transporter permease, whose amino-acid sequence MITNKRFQLLLPILSPLIAIISALIVGAVLILLAGANPITAYTALFQESLSTYFGFGNTLTKMTPLLFTSLGVLIALKAGQFNIGGEGQIYLGALGSTLVGLYVQGLPAILHIPLALVAGFGFGAVWGWIPGYLKAVRGVNEVITTLLLNYIAVNLISYLVQNPLKAPDAPSPYSPLIAKSAQLPIILPQSLAHAGILLALLIAGLLWVLLERSPLGYQISAVGFNPTAAYYARISVKNTIMLVMSLAGGLAGLAGASEVMGLKYRLFEQVSPGYGFDAIAIAFLSRGSINGVVLTSLFFAALRSGANVMQRSAGVPVTVVYAIQGFTVLFIAISLAVETRIKTQSNAEI is encoded by the coding sequence ATGATCACAAATAAACGCTTTCAACTCCTGCTACCAATCCTATCACCGCTCATTGCAATTATCTCTGCCCTCATCGTCGGTGCTGTCCTCATCCTACTTGCTGGGGCAAATCCCATCACCGCCTACACAGCTTTATTCCAAGAATCCCTCTCTACTTACTTTGGGTTTGGTAACACCCTCACCAAAATGACACCCCTCTTATTCACTAGTTTAGGGGTATTAATAGCGTTAAAAGCTGGTCAATTTAACATCGGTGGCGAAGGACAAATTTATCTCGGTGCGTTGGGTAGCACACTAGTTGGGTTATATGTGCAAGGATTACCCGCTATCTTGCATATTCCCCTAGCGCTTGTTGCAGGGTTTGGGTTTGGTGCGGTTTGGGGTTGGATACCTGGTTATCTCAAAGCTGTAAGGGGAGTCAATGAAGTTATTACCACCCTATTACTAAATTACATCGCCGTAAATTTAATTAGCTACTTGGTGCAGAACCCCTTAAAAGCACCAGATGCACCTAGTCCTTATTCACCATTGATTGCTAAATCTGCACAATTGCCGATCATTTTACCCCAAAGTTTAGCCCACGCAGGCATTTTACTAGCTTTACTCATTGCCGGACTATTGTGGGTGTTATTAGAGCGATCGCCTCTAGGATACCAAATTTCCGCCGTTGGTTTTAACCCTACAGCCGCCTATTATGCGCGAATTTCTGTCAAAAACACCATCATGCTAGTAATGTCTTTAGCTGGTGGTTTAGCTGGCTTGGCTGGCGCATCGGAAGTTATGGGGTTGAAATATCGCTTATTTGAACAAGTTTCCCCTGGCTACGGATTTGATGCCATTGCGATCGCCTTCCTAAGTCGCGGTAGTATTAACGGTGTAGTCCTAACTTCTTTATTTTTCGCCGCTTTGCGTAGTGGTGCAAACGTTATGCAACGTAGCGCAGGTGTCCCCGTCACCGTAGTTTACGCCATCCAAGGATTTACTGTCTTATTCATTGCCATCAGCCTCGCCGTAGAAACACGAATCAAAACGCAAAGTAACGCGGAGATTTAA